In the Nitrosopumilus cobalaminigenes genome, ATCTTTGGCCAATGTTTGTGCATATCAAAGCAAGAGTATAATTTTAGACAAAATTCATGATGATTATGGCTTTAGCAGGGATTGAATTGCGATATTTAGTAGACAATATTTCAAAACAAGTTGAAGGATACTACGTCAGTAACATTTACGGAATTTCAAAAGACAGCATTTTGTTCAAACTCCATCATACAGAAAAAAGTGATCTCTTCATGATGATATCAACTTCTGGTGTTTGGTTAACTACAGTAAAAATAGATCAAATGGAACCAAACAGATTACTCAAAAGATTACGAAGTGATCTTCTTCGTTTAAAATTAAAGAAAATTGAACAAATCGGGGCAGAAAGAATTGCATATTTTACATTTGAGGGATTTGGAAAAGAGTTTGTTTTAGTTGGGGAATTTTTTGGAGATGGTAACATTTTACTCTGCAATAATGAAATGAAAATTTTAGCGTTACAGCATTCAATAGATGTCAGACATAGAAAACTAAGTGTTGGATTAGAATATGTTCAACCACCAAGTGGAGGTCTTGACATTTTTAATATTAAAGAATCTGATTTTGATGAATTAAAAATTACAGATTTAGTTGCTGCAAAATGGTTTGGTAGAACATTAGGTTTGCCAAAAAAATATGTTGAAGCAGTTTTTGAAATTGCAGAAGTTGATGGTAAAAAAATTGGAAATTTACTAAATGAAGATGAAAGAAGGAAAATTTTTGAGACGGTAAAGAAAATAGTTTCAGATGTTGTATCAGGAAATCATGATGCTGTTATTGTTAGAAATGAAAAAATAGAAGTTCTACCTGTTAAATTAGGAAAGTTAGAAGGAGAAGTAACACCTGCAAATAGTTTCATTGAGGGATTAGATACAGTATTTACTGAAAATATTATCAAAAAAGGAAAATTAGTACAATCAACTGGTTCTGATAAAAAAATTAAGGAACTACAAACACAAATTTCAGAACAAGAAAAAGCTATTGAAACTGTAAAAGAGAGATCAAAAAATATCACAACCGTTGCAAATTCACTTTTTGAAATGGTATCAAAGGGGATTTTTTCAATTGAGGATACTTCTGCTCAAGAAATATTGGCATCTAATAATGCAAAATTAATCAGTGAAAAAGGAATTCCATTAATTGTTGTTCAAGATGAAAAAATTAAGATTAACACTCAATCTCCCTTACAATCAATTGCATCCGTATTATTCAATGAAGCAAAAAAACAATCAGGTGCAATAACTTCAATTCAAGCAATTAAAGAGAAGACAGAGAAAAAGTTAGAAAAATTCCAGAGTAAAACAGATGCTGAAAAAGATTTGATAGTAGTTTCAGAAATTAGAAAAAAGAATTGGTATGAAAGGTACAGATGGTTCTTTACAACTGATGGATATCTTACCATAGGTGGAAGGGATGCTGCATCAAATTCTGCAGTAATTAGAAAACATTTAGATAAAAATGACAAAGTTTTTCATGGTGATATTTTTGGTTCTCCATTTTTTATTTTAAAAGATGCTGAAACAGCACCTGATTCTAGTATGAGTGAAATTGCACATGCAACTGTTTGTTTTAGTAGAGCATGGAGAGAAGGATTGTATGGTGTAAGTGCATATTGGGTTCATCCAGATCAAGTGAAAAAATCAGCACCAAGTGGAGAATTCCTTCCAAAAGGTTCCTTTACTATTGAAGGACAAAGAAATTTTATCAAATCAGAAACACTCCGATTAGCTGTAGGAATTATGCCTATAGATGATGATTATGTATTAACTTGCGGTCCTCCTGAACCAATCAAAAAAAATTCTCTTTGTTATGCAATTATTGAACCACATGGGTTAGAGATGGCAGAAGCTGCTAAAAAAATTAGATTAGAATTTTTAAAAATGTTTGAAGACATTACAAGAAAAATAAACATTGATGAATTTGTGCGTGCATTACCTGCTGGAAAAAGTCAAATCATTAAAATAGAAATTGGTAATTCACAAAAAGGAAATCTTATTGACCTGGAAGAAGAATAGCTATCTCATAAGTTACATTATCACCATTTTTAGCAATCCAACCGTTTAATTCAACTTCTATAACTGGTAATACATTATCACCAAACTGCATTTCTGCATAGAAGACACCATTGAATTGATTTCGTTTCATAACAACACTGTCACCATATTTACCTACAATACGTTTTTCACCATCATAATCAATAACATCTAATTCACCAAAATCTCTTAGCAAAGTGTATCCTAACGGTAAATGCACCTTAATTGTGTCTCCTTTTTTATAATCAACCAAGTTTCCATTACTATCTCTGATGATAATAATGGCATAACCGTTTTCTGATTCATCAATCCAACTCATATTTCTTACAATTTTTTTGGTATTTTGAAATGCAATATCATTTGTTGGATCTATTGTAAGTGATTTGTAAAATGCTTCAAATGACTCTACAATTTTTTGTTGTTTAATTAGAGCTATCCCTTTATTGTTTAATGCTTTAGTATTATTTTCATCAAGCAATAATACACTGTCAAAATTATTGAGCGCATTTTCATATAATTCTAATTCAATAAAAATACCTCCTTTGTTATTGAGCGCATTAACATTTTCTGGATCTATTTCTAAAATTTGATTAACATAAATTAATGCCTCATCAAATTTTTCTTCATTTATTTTTTCAAGTATCTTTTGTTCAAGAGATATAATATCATCTTCATTACTTGCTGATATTTCTAAATATGAAATTGGAAGAATCATTATAGATGCAAGTAAAATTATCAAATACTTCAAGATGTTCTATTTACAACAATGCATTAATTAAATAATTGTATGAATTTCTAATTCGTATGAATAAATTAGTATTTTTTATTTCACTATTGGTCCTATTGAATTTTCCAACTTCCTTTGCTGAACCAAATGAAATTCTAATTACCTTTTCAGATACAATGGAGCAAGTAGAATTTGATGGTAAATGGACATTTGGTTCTGAATGGAAGGCGTCTAGTTTAGAAACATTTGGAGTAAATAAAATTCGAATGGCACATCAAGGTGACTTCATTTATGTTATGATTAATCAGTTATCAGATACAACGTATAACAAAGGATCTGACAAGGCGATGATTTGTTTTGATACTATAAATGATAAATCTGTAGTTCCTAATGAAGACGATTATTGTTTTATTGCAATTCTAGAGGGAAAATCTGTTTTTACTTTACAGGGAGGATCTCCATTCCCATTTACAAGCTACTATAACAAAATTATTAATCATGATGATTTACTTGCGATAGGTACAATGTCTGATGGAAATGATCGATATTCAAAAATTCCGCACACAACTTACGAATTCAAAATTCCAATCGAAATTTTTGGACGAAATAATGTTTATGGATTTTATTTAGAGACTTTTGATGCAAGTAACGGTCAATCATATAGTTGGCCTGAAGTAATTAACAAAACAAACTCAATTAAAATTCCTCCACCTAATTTATGGGGAGAAATTATTTCTATAGATAAATCTCTTCCAGAATTCCCTTTGCCCTTTGTAGTTTTTACAATAATGTTTCTATCTGTGATTATTCTGTCAAAAAAACTGAATTATGGACGCTTAAGAATTAATATTCATTGAATTTTTGTGAGATAAAATGTATTCTGAAACTAATTTAATTGAAAATAAGAAAAAAGTTTCAATCATTCTGCCAACTTATAATGAATCACAAAATATTATCCAAATTTTAAAATCAATTGAAGAGCACTTACCAAAAAATTTCAAGGCAGAAACAATTGTAGTAGATGATAATTCCCCAGACGGAACTGGAAAAATTGTAGACGACTATCTAAATTTTAAAAAAATTGCTAATAACACTATTGATATCATTCATAGAACAACAAAAAGTGGATTAGCATCTGCAATTCTAAAAGGAATTCAACATGCAACTGGTGAAATAATTGTTGTAATGGATAGTGATTTCTCTCATCCACCACAAATTATTCCAAAAATGTTAGAATCTTTAAAAAAATATCATAGTGATATTGTAATTGCATCAAGATATGCAAAAGGAGGTTCCATAGAACAATGGACTCTAAAAAGAAAACTAATGAGTAAACTTGCAACAAAAATTGCTAAATCTAGTTTGAATGTATCTGCCAAAGATCCAATGTCTGGATTTTTCTTGTTTAAAAAAAATCTATTACATGATTTAAAATTCGATGGCATTGGTTACAAACTTTTGTTAGAGATATTAGTAAAAACTAAAGGAGCTAAAATAACTGAAGTTCCATATACATTCACTAACAGAAAATTTGGTTCAAGTAAATTAGGACTTGATGTAATTTTTAATTATGGTAAATCTGTCTTTAAATTATATCGTTATGGAAAAACAATTGAAAGTCAAGAACCAAGAAAATCAATTCGTTTTATTTCCAAGGCTGCTCGTTTTTACACCGTTGGATTATCTGGATTTGTTGTAAATTATTTAGTATCACTATTACTTGCAGGAAATATTCCCGAACTTTGGTTTGTTCATGCAAATATTTATGGTATTGCAGCTTCTATGACAACAAATTTTTTCCTAAACAAGTTTTGGACTTTTGAAGATAGAAGCTTAAAACCTAAAAAAATTATTGTGCAATTCTTAAAGTTTATTGGATTTAGTTCACTTGGTGCATTGTTACAATTAGGAATAGTCTTTTCATTAATTGATCAATACGAAATTAGTTTTCCAGTTGCATTGTTTATTGGAGTTTTATCTGCAGCTTTTGGAAATTTTATTTTAAACAAAAAATTAACTTTCAAAGAAAAAACCTGGGATTAATTTTTTAATAATTTTTTAGAAAATTTTCTTCAAAATTACAGTTTTTTCTAATTGCCACTTTGGATCTATGATCCATGGTAATTTCCATCGTGGAATCTTGATCTTAGTCGTATTTCCTTTCCCCTCTTATCGTTTCAACCCTCATTTTTTACATGACAGAAAAAAATCGATATTGCAAATTTTTGTTGTTTTTTGTAATTATTGGTATCACATTTTCTTTTCCTTCATCTTTTGCAATAGAAACTAACCAAGAGTTTTCATTAGAAAACCAAAACAATGTTTTAGAAAATTTTGAAAATAACGAAATTCAAATTCAACATGTTTTAAAATTACAAGAATCAATTAGTGTTGCACAAAACAAACAAAATTATGATAAATTAAATTCCCCAGCTGAAAAAATTGGAGTCATAAAACTTTCTGAAAATATTTCAGTTGATTCAAATGATTATGATTATCCAACAATCATTAATGTTAAACATCAATCAGATAAACAAACAACAAAAGAAAGAATTTACAATTCAGAGAAATTTAAATTTGATTCAAAGTTAATTGATTTTCTTGATAATTCTATTTTAATCCCACATGACAATATTTCATCAAATATAATTGAAATTTTTTCAAATGATAAATTAAATCTTGAAATACAAAAAGCTCATAATATTTTCTTTGATGATGTCGATCTATCTAATATTTATAATAATTTACAAGATCCGACTTTATCAATTTCTGAATTCACTGGAAATATTCAATCCCAAACTTTAGAAATTATCTCCGATGTTTCTGATCCTAACAATCCTACAACATTTTTGTTGTTGGCTCCTCTTGCTGGAGTAGTATTAATTTTCAATGAAAAAAATAATTTTAAATTAAAAATTTCTAGACAAACACAATCATCTGCATTAGCTTTCTTAATTTTATTTTCAGCTGTCAGTATACCACTTTCTATTTCAGATAATTATTGGGGATCACAACTTGCTTTTGCTGAAACAAATTCTACAAATAATGAATTATTGTCAATGCAAAATGTTACAGAATCTGTTGATGATATAATTTCTGAAACAATTCAAGATAGTTTTATTGAATCAACAAACACTACATCATTCCAATTCATTAACATGACAGCTCCATCTACAACTGAATCTACAACTGAATCAACTGAGCCTGTTAGTTCAATTAACATAGAATCTATTCCAACTGATTCCTTTTTCATTGGTGATTACATTGTAATTCGAACCAACATTGCAGAAAATTATGAGCCTGTACATACTGATTCAGCCTCTATCAGTGATTCTATTCTATTTTTCACAAATGGAACAAAATCCGCATTTGATTTCACAAAAGATTCTCTTTCAACATTTTCTATCAGTGATTCAATTGTATTTTTCACAAATGGAACTCTAGTTGAGCCTGAAAGTGTTCCTGCTGAAATAATTTCCATCATTAATGAGCCTGTACATACTGATTCAGCCTCATTATCTGATTCTATCAGCCTATTTGTCACAAATAATCTTCCTGAGGCCGATATTACACTACTAACTGATGAAACAAATTCTAATCAAACATCTGTTAGCCTCAATGGCAATGATGATTATATCCAGTTCTCAAACTCAACCGTAACTGATGTTGTATCAGAACTAACTATTTCAGGCTGGGTAAATCCTGATTATTCACAGGGATCACAAGAATTCACAGTAATCAGTAAAGAAAATCAATTTGCACTATCAATTAACAACATCATCACGCCTGAACAAATTGCCAAATTCTCTATCTTTGATGGAATTTCTTGGAGTTCTGTTGAATCATCAGAGCAAATAGGCGAAAACTGGACTCACCTTGCTGCCACATTCAATGGAACCCAAATTCAGATATACGTTAATGGTAAATTATCCGCATCTCAAACTCTACCTGGGCAGGTTACTCTTGTAAATGGTTCACTAACTACTGCCTCTATTGAGACCATTTCTTCTGATTCTGATATCTTAATTGGTGGATATTTGTATTCAAGCAAAGGCAATGGTACAGTCTCAAACGAGTTTGCAGGCCAAATTGACAACATTTCGTTATATGATGAGCAACTAAATGAAGAACAAATCTCATCAATCTACGCAGAAAATCATGATTATTACAACTCCATGCCTGGAGATGAATTAGATTTAGATGCTATTCTCAAGGAAATCATTGCAATCCAGACTAATTCTACTCAGTATAAGCAAATTTTATCCGACTCAGCCTCAATCTCTGATAAAATAGTCGTAATCTCAAATGGTACCTACTATTCCAGTGAGCCTAAAAATATCTCAAATGGTTGACTCAGCCTCAATCTCTGATAAAATAGTCGTAATCTCAAATGGTACCTACTATTCCAGTGAGCCTGGAGTCACAACTATTCTAGGAAATACTGCATATATGGCAGATTCAGCCTCAATCTCTGATAAAATTCTATTAATTACTCAGCAAGAAGCAATTATGCCTAGCATTCTAGGTGAGGATTTGCTAGTTTCCCCAGTAATTTCAGGCTCAGGCACAAATTTCATGATTAACCAGGATGCCATCTTTGAGTTTGAATTCTACGATGAAAATGATGCATTACTAGTGGAATTAGCAGAATTAGAATACACAGCCTCAGTTTTGACTGGTGAGACTCTAATTTCATCAGTCGAGATCGCTCCAGTCGATACCAACTCTACTACAGTCGAGATCGCTCCAGTCGACACCAACTCTACTACAGTCGAGATCGCTCCAGTCGACACCAACTCTACTACAGTCGAGATCGCTCCAGTCGACACCAACTCTACTACAGTCGAGATCGCTCCAGTCGACACCAACTCTACTAATCCAATTTCTAATTTTGTTGGAATGTTGTTTGGTTTGAAATTGGTACAATTTGCAGATGCCAAAAAGATGAGTTCTGATGAAAAAATAGATTATGATCTTGCCACTGCAAAATCAAAAATTTCTGATATCAAATCAAAGATTGCAGATCAAAAAGAATTCAAAATTAGATAATGAAGATAATAAAGAAAACAAAAAGGAACTCAAAGAGAACAAACAACTAAAGAAAGAGCTAAAGAAAGAACTTAAAGAAATAAAGAAAGATCTAAAGAAAGAACTCAAAGAAATCAAAAAGATTGCAAAACAAATGCAAAAATCTGAGAAAAAATCTCAATCTGACAAACTAGAAATTCCTTAGCAATTGTAAATCAATTTAGTGACATTGCAGTTAATGCAACACAAAAACAAACATGGAAAGGATTACAAATTGAAATTAAAACAGAGTTTTACAATGCAAATGGAAATCTTACATCAATAGACTCTGAAATTACAAAATCAAGAGCAGGTCTCTATGATATAAAATTATTAGCTACTGATATGATGAAACCAGGTTCATATACAATGAAGACAACATTGATTGTTGATGGACAAGAATTTGTATCTGAAAATGAATTTTCATGGGGATTAGTATCTGTAAATACTGAACGTTCTATTTATCCAATTTATGAAGAAGATGTAGTAGTTGAAATTGTAGTTCTTAATGGAACCGGTGTACCTGTTTGTGATGCACCAATTACAATGAAAATTACTGATCCAAATGAATCAATTACTACACTAACTTCTGATGATGGAATTAGTCCAGGTAAATGTGGTTTATACTATTCAAATTATGAAACTGCAACAACTGTTGGTAATTATACAATTGATATTGAAGCTGAAACAGAAAATGGATTAGTTGATTTTTCTACATACTTTTTAGTTCAAAACAACTTTGATTATGACATTTTACGTTCAACTGATAGTGTAATTGATCCTTTCTTTAAATCAAATGAAATTGAAGTTGATTTAGAAATTATTTCTTATGTAGGAAATAACCCTCTTACAATTAGAGAATATGTTCCATCATTTTTCGAAATTGAAACTGAAGGTACTGTTGAAATTATAGGTGATAAAAAAGTAATTTCATGGGTGATTATTCCTAATAATGAAGGTGAAACAGGAAACTTTGGTTATGAGTATTCAGTTCCATTGATATCACCACAACTCTATGCACTTGGAAAAATTGAGATTGAACAAGATGGAGTTCCACTATTTATCGAAGGAAGAAACTGGTATGTCGCAATAGATCCATTTACTATTGAAACTAACATTGCTGCTGAAGAAGATAGACATTCTAATACTGGTATGGGTAATGTTGTAATCAATTCTACACATGTTTATTCATTTTATGCTGATGACAGTGACGATGCATTTTATAGAATCTCTGAGGATAGAGGACAAACATGGGAATCTGAAGTCAGACTTGATGTAGGTGGTGGTACACATAATAAAATTGAAGTTTGGTATGAACCATGGACTCCTGGTCGTACAAATGAAATCATTCACATTGTACTTTTAGAAATGGGCTCTGCTGAGACTCTAGAATACATAGAGTTTGATCCACATGCTCCTGATGCTGATTATACTCCAACAAATACTGCCGGAGCTTCCGGCATTGATTGTACCTCTGCATGTTTTGGAGGTTTAGGAAATGCTAATGATGCATCTATCACTGTTTCATCAAATGGAATAATCTATGTAGCAACTGTTGATGCTACAGTTCCTGCAACAGGTGTAACTAATGTAATGCAATGTGATTCTGTAAATGATGATTGTATGAATGAAGATAATTGGGCTACTGCTGGAACTAGTACAGAACCATGGAATGATAGTGAAAACGGAAATGATTCTGTAACATTACTTCCACTAACTGGAGGAGATGGTGAAGAAATAATGATTATTCGTCATGATCATGGAAATGCAAATAATGTTGAAGAACAAATTTGGGATGATGGTGCTTGGTCTGGAACTTGGACACAGCTTCCTGGTGGTAATAGTGGTGGCGCTGATTGTGATGATACTGGTACTTACAGACATCATAATGGTGGAATTGTTAATCCAAACACCAACGAAATTTGGTTTTATTGTATTGATAATCCTCTAAATTCAGGAAGTGACATGAGATTTTGGAGTCATGATGGTACAATTACTACTGGCGAAGCTGCCTCTGATAATATTGGAGGTTGGACACAATTAACAGACATTCAAGAAGGTTCATCAGGTGATAAAACTGATTTGTCTTTGGGTATTGATCTTGATACAGATACGATTTATGCTGCCTGGCTTCAAGGATCTTCTGACACTTCAACTCATCTATGGAAGGCCGAATATGATCAAGCTGGTGACACATGGAGTACTCCTGAACAATTAACTACTGTAGCAGCACAATATTCTGGCATTAGACTAACTATGGCATCCAATCACTTTTTGTATGCTAGCTATATTCAAGTTGCATCTCCTGAGGATATGTTCGGACATTGGATCTTCCAGAGAATCTACTTGACTGATTCAATTGAAGTCACAACTGTTCAAAATAGAAGAGTAATAATTCAAAAGAGTGATTCTATAGATCTTTCTGACTTTATTCCACAAAAGATAGTCAATTTAGAAAAATTAGATATTACTAATTTGTCTGATTCTATAGTAAAAATCGTTACTTTAGAAAAATCTGATTCACTTCAAGTTACTGATTCTATTGATAAAATAGTTACAAAAGAAGTGTCAGAGACAATTGATGTATTTGATTCAATAATAAAATCTGTCAATATTGAAAAATCAGACTCTATCAATGTTTTGGATACTATTGCTAAAGTTCTAACTATTGAAAAATCTGATTCACTTGCAATTTCTGATTCTATCAGAAAGATACTCATCAAACAAGTGTCAGAGACAATTGATGTATTTGATTCAATAATAAAATCTGTCAATATTGAAAAATCAGACTCTATCAACATTACAGATGATATTGCTAAAGTATTTTCTACCTCTTTTACTGATGCAATTTCTATCTCTGACTCTATCAGAAAAATACTTGTAAAATCACTTGATGATTCAATTATTCTTGTTGAAAATATTGCTACTGAAGCATTATTCAATTTATCCTTAAATGACTCTATACAAGTTGTCGATGACACTAGTACTGAAGCATCCATCACACAATCTCTATCTGATTCTATCTCAGTAACTGACAACCTAGTTACTTCCAAAGTAATTGTTCAAACCCTTTCTGATTCTATCTCAGTAACTGACGCAATCAACACTGAAGCATCCATCACACAATCTCTATCTGATACTATCTCAGTAACTGACGCAATCAACACTGAAGCATCCATCACACAATCTCTATCTGATACTATCTCAGTAACTGACAACTTGATCTCATCTGCAGTCATCACTCAAACCCTCAATGATAACATCTCAGTAACTGACAACCTAGTTAGCACCAAAGTCATCACACAATCTCTATCTGATAACATCTCAGTAACTGACAACCTAGTTAGCACCAAAGTCATCACACAATCTCTTTCTGATGCTATCTCAGTAACTGACGCAATCAACACTGAAGCATCCATCACACAATCTCTATCTGATAACATCTCAGTAACTGACAACTTGATCTCATCTGCAGTCATCACTCAAACCCTCAACGATAACATCTCAGTAACTGACAACCTAGTTAGCACCAAAGTCATCACACAATCTCTATCTGATAACATCTCAGTAACTGACAACCTAGTTAGCACCAAAGTCATCACACAATCTCTTTCTGATGCTATCTCAGTAACTGACGCAATCAACACTGAAGCATCCATCACACAATCTCTATCTGATAACATCTCAGTAACTGACAACTTGATCTCATCTGCAGTCATCACTCAAACCCTCAACGATAACATCTCAGTAACTGACAACCTAGTTAGCACCAAAGTCATCACACAATCTCTATCTGATAACATCTCAGTAACTGACAACCTAGTTAGCACCAAAGTCATCACACAATCTCTTTCTGATGCTATCTCAGTAACTGACGCAATCAACACTGAAGCATCCATCACACAATCTCTATCTGATAACATCTCAGTAACTGACAACTTGATCTCATCTGCAGTCATCACTCAAACCCTCAACGATAACATCTCAGTAACTGACAACCTAGTTAGCACCAAAGTCATCACACAATCTCTATCTGATACTATCTCAGTAACTGACAACCTAGTTAGCACCAAAGTCATCACACAATCTCTATCTGATACTATCTCAGTAACTGACGCAATCAACACTGAAGCATCCATCACACAATCTCTATCTGATAACATCTCAGTAACTGACAACTTGATCTCATCTGCAGTCATCACTCAAACCCTCAACGATAACATCTCAGTAACTGACGCAATCAACACTGAAGCATCCATCACACAATCTCTATCTGATAACATCTCAGTAACTGACAACTTGATCTCATCTGCAGTCATCACTCAAACCCTCAACGATAACATCTCAGTAACTGACGCAATCAACACTGAAGCATCCATCACACAATCTCTATCTGATACTATCTC is a window encoding:
- a CDS encoding glycosyltransferase, with the translated sequence MYSETNLIENKKKVSIILPTYNESQNIIQILKSIEEHLPKNFKAETIVVDDNSPDGTGKIVDDYLNFKKIANNTIDIIHRTTKSGLASAILKGIQHATGEIIVVMDSDFSHPPQIIPKMLESLKKYHSDIVIASRYAKGGSIEQWTLKRKLMSKLATKIAKSSLNVSAKDPMSGFFLFKKNLLHDLKFDGIGYKLLLEILVKTKGAKITEVPYTFTNRKFGSSKLGLDVIFNYGKSVFKLYRYGKTIESQEPRKSIRFISKAARFYTVGLSGFVVNYLVSLLLAGNIPELWFVHANIYGIAASMTTNFFLNKFWTFEDRSLKPKKIIVQFLKFIGFSSLGALLQLGIVFSLIDQYEISFPVALFIGVLSAAFGNFILNKKLTFKEKTWD
- the rqcH gene encoding ribosome rescue protein RqcH yields the protein MALAGIELRYLVDNISKQVEGYYVSNIYGISKDSILFKLHHTEKSDLFMMISTSGVWLTTVKIDQMEPNRLLKRLRSDLLRLKLKKIEQIGAERIAYFTFEGFGKEFVLVGEFFGDGNILLCNNEMKILALQHSIDVRHRKLSVGLEYVQPPSGGLDIFNIKESDFDELKITDLVAAKWFGRTLGLPKKYVEAVFEIAEVDGKKIGNLLNEDERRKIFETVKKIVSDVVSGNHDAVIVRNEKIEVLPVKLGKLEGEVTPANSFIEGLDTVFTENIIKKGKLVQSTGSDKKIKELQTQISEQEKAIETVKERSKNITTVANSLFEMVSKGIFSIEDTSAQEILASNNAKLISEKGIPLIVVQDEKIKINTQSPLQSIASVLFNEAKKQSGAITSIQAIKEKTEKKLEKFQSKTDAEKDLIVVSEIRKKNWYERYRWFFTTDGYLTIGGRDAASNSAVIRKHLDKNDKVFHGDIFGSPFFILKDAETAPDSSMSEIAHATVCFSRAWREGLYGVSAYWVHPDQVKKSAPSGEFLPKGSFTIEGQRNFIKSETLRLAVGIMPIDDDYVLTCGPPEPIKKNSLCYAIIEPHGLEMAEAAKKIRLEFLKMFEDITRKINIDEFVRALPAGKSQIIKIEIGNSQKGNLIDLEEE
- a CDS encoding LamG domain-containing protein, whose amino-acid sequence is MTEKNRYCKFLLFFVIIGITFSFPSSFAIETNQEFSLENQNNVLENFENNEIQIQHVLKLQESISVAQNKQNYDKLNSPAEKIGVIKLSENISVDSNDYDYPTIINVKHQSDKQTTKERIYNSEKFKFDSKLIDFLDNSILIPHDNISSNIIEIFSNDKLNLEIQKAHNIFFDDVDLSNIYNNLQDPTLSISEFTGNIQSQTLEIISDVSDPNNPTTFLLLAPLAGVVLIFNEKNNFKLKISRQTQSSALAFLILFSAVSIPLSISDNYWGSQLAFAETNSTNNELLSMQNVTESVDDIISETIQDSFIESTNTTSFQFINMTAPSTTESTTESTEPVSSINIESIPTDSFFIGDYIVIRTNIAENYEPVHTDSASISDSILFFTNGTKSAFDFTKDSLSTFSISDSIVFFTNGTLVEPESVPAEIISIINEPVHTDSASLSDSISLFVTNNLPEADITLLTDETNSNQTSVSLNGNDDYIQFSNSTVTDVVSELTISGWVNPDYSQGSQEFTVISKENQFALSINNIITPEQIAKFSIFDGISWSSVESSEQIGENWTHLAATFNGTQIQIYVNGKLSASQTLPGQVTLVNGSLTTASIETISSDSDILIGGYLYSSKGNGTVSNEFAGQIDNISLYDEQLNEEQISSIYAENHDYYNSMPGDELDLDAILKEIIAIQTNSTQYKQILSDSASISDKIVVISNGTYYSSEPKNISNG
- a CDS encoding tetratricopeptide repeat protein; protein product: MKYLIILLASIMILPISYLEISASNEDDIISLEQKILEKINEEKFDEALIYVNQILEIDPENVNALNNKGGIFIELELYENALNNFDSVLLLDENNTKALNNKGIALIKQQKIVESFEAFYKSLTIDPTNDIAFQNTKKIVRNMSWIDESENGYAIIIIRDSNGNLVDYKKGDTIKVHLPLGYTLLRDFGELDVIDYDGEKRIVGKYGDSVVMKRNQFNGVFYAEMQFGDNVLPVIEVELNGWIAKNGDNVTYEIAILLPGQ